tttcacaaattttataatcaaaCATGTCTTCCAAAATTCTATTCCGAAAGAACGCccctttaaatttattaattttcttgaataaataCATACATATTATATGATGCACTCAATGAACATAAACCCTCGATTCTAACTCGAACCAATTAGAAACACTAAAAACACTCATAATCTATCCAAAAAACAAGAACATATAAAATACATTCATAAATCATACCTAACTTCAAATCCTAAATCCATCTCCATAACtaacataacatcaattcattaCCGATACATCATGCTAACCCACTCCTAATTAATCACAACATTCATATACACAAATTGAAATcctaaacaaaaacaaatcaacataattttaaccTATATATACCTCATTAACAGGAGACTTAGCGAGAAGATGCGAAGCTTCGGATCGAAAAGTAGTTCGAGTTTCAGTGAAACTATTGTCAGAGAGGTATCGATCGACGATGAACGCAATCTGCACCGGAGTAACCTTTCCTTTACCGATGTTTTCGGTTTTTCGAGATCTGCTTTGTCTCCCCATTTTCGGTTTCTGCATCTGAAAGAAGAAAACAGAGGGAAAATGTATGAAGATTTTGGAGGGAAGAAAAGCATTTGATATTTGTAAGAAGTGAGAAATATGGAGGGAAaggttaaaaaataaaagagggaaCATGAGAGAATTTGTAAAATGAGAAAATGCGCGGGAGTATTCGAAAATTTTaggaggaaaaaaataaatatataccaTCCAACATAACATATTATGAAATGTAactcaatatataatattagtatataatatgtgtatgcagtatatattatatacttaaAAGGACGGTGTATCCTTAAGGATAGTGTCTTCGACACGCCTCAAGTTATGAGAATTTCCTACAAGAGTTTATGGTGAAGTACAAGTTTTCGTAAATGTTTGTGATGAAGGTACTTTTCGTAAGAATTTACAACACATATTATgttttaatgtatccgagcaaCATATTTATGCATTTGAAATCGTATATAATTtatccgagctacatattaatcTACCTGAGCTTCAATTATTATATcggatttttaaaatttttaagagATTAATGTAATAGAAACTTATTAGGGATGGATTgtaatttcatatcaaaactaTGAACTTTATGTAATTTACACATTTTAATAGTATCAAGCTTTCCCCATATTTTCACATGtcataatttaaataagttatGTTTCACAACATTATCCTACCCCAAAAAAACTAGGATAAACATTTAACATCAACCATTCAACTAAAGTTGTCAAAAAGGCTGGTTCAGTCCCATTCGATTCAAGCCTCGTGGATCAAAGAATTTGACGGActatcctttttattttttaaaaatctttttcaaaCGTATAATTCTATAGCATCaagaatatgatttttttttcaaatcaaataccGTAAACAATGGTGttgttttaatattattaacaaAAGATCTAGTGTGATTAACATATATCTCGCATACCAGATACGCGAGATAAGAGAGTGACAAGCAAGATGGAAGGAAAGCGAGGGTGCAAAATTTGTCTATGTATcctagatacatgtgaatctaCTTAGAAAGAGTATATTTAGAACGaattaacttaattttgaaTCTCTATACTCtgatatacatgtatctagacATACCAAAATCTGGTaagattaatattatattataaagtaacGTGTATTTAAGTAATTAGATTATATACTATTAAGATTATTATAAGTAATTGttaaataaaagttatgaacTATGGACCGACCCCGTTCGAGCCTCAAGGGTCATGGACTTATATGGACCAAATTTATAAGATCTAGttttaaacttatttgaaaaaatcttATTTCAATCCTACCCCAATAACGAATTGAGTTGGGCAGGCGCCATGGGCTAAGTCCGTTTACAATTCTACGTTCCACCTTACATAATCTTATTTGTGCAAATCTCCCAAATTTTAGGAATGGATAAATTAGTAAACTAGTCAAAAAtcttaacataattaaaaacattcatattttaaaaaaattagtaaaaatgtcaaaatgtcaatattttataaaaatatcgTGTATCATAATTTAAACCCTATTTTATCTCACCTTAATTATACCTTTTCCAACTCATTCTCtctcatatgtttttttttctatctcaCTCATTTCTCTTTTCcaattcttcttcatttttcaatttcacTTCTCTTTTTcgttcttttcattttttttcttcaaaaattggGAAATATATGTCTAAAGATATTCACAACAATCCTTTTGATTAAGGTATGCATCTTCATATGATTTTTAGATTTgtttactatttaaaaaaaattcaaaaaatttgtttGGAGTTGAGATTAAATCGATCAACGCTCATTTAGGGTTTGAAAACCATAAAATCACTCTCTAATGATTGAATCTAAGAGGATTACAAGTGGTATGCAACTTAATCAACAATTTTCTAGCGATTTTTCATCTAATTTATATATTACTCAAGAAATAACGGATAATATAGGATCCACTGCTAAAATAACGGAAGAAAGACGATCAAAGAGTTGGTGTTTGCATATTTTTGTATCACTATtaataaaaggaagaaaaattgGGTGTAGAAGATTTCGAAAACTTATTGAAGACCAAGTTGAAAAGAACAATtttctattagtttgttttgCATTTGTAgttcttttttagaatttgatatttttttttctcaatttgtatTCAATCATTATGTATGCTAtcaatatttgaattaattaaaaattaaatttgtatgataCAACTATAGTttacataattgcgctccataacaaATTTTCTATCTGCTATAGAGCTCATGATTTGTTTAATTCGCAAGAAACATCTATTTTTATACAAACTGTTcagttttgtataaatttatttatacattgtaatttgtatacTAAAATACGTATTTGTATagttataagtgtataggacaataatatatgtatatgcatttgtatattcatttttctctcgttttatacaaacataaatgtattttttacattttataccAAAATGTATAGAATGGTAAATTGTATATCgaaaatgactaattatatatcgaatcaaataataaaaatgaaatatttgatacgaatttcaattaaaataaattataattattacatttaatatgaattaatgatttgttatttcatacaattttcctttgggaaaattgtatataatagcaaactaattacctaaaataaatggaatagctagggtttgatttaattgtgctccatagcaaacgttagctaaaatttgccagcgtctctctcccagaaatctcggtcgccactctccattctcgctcgcctctctcgctttatacacagaagtatataattttgtttctgttttgtataaagcgagagaaaactgtatatacacatgcaaaaatatatatcttcgtgttatatacttaattatacaatttacagacattttacttcaaatattgtagagaaaaaggtcaacgaattatacaattgcgaattatagaattgcagtgaaatacaattttctctagctttatacaacagaagtgtatatattgtgtttttgtttttgtataaagcgagagaaaaacatatatcttcttgctatacattTAATaatgcagcgaaataggcagtgaattatacaattttgcattatacaattgcagtgaaataggatagcgaattatacaattgcagcgaaataggccagcgaattatacaatttaggccagcgaattatacacttgtatatgtatagcgaattatacagttttatgtttgctatggaacgcaattatgcaaagtttgctataagatacaaatatgaattttttggttgctatatgtgaaagttgcccttttcCTTTTAGGATTCAATAGTAGGAATTGGGCTGTCATCCTTTTAGCCCATTAACCCGGCCCATGAAATAAAACTGGATATGTTACCATATAACCACCACAAGAaaattttcttactttttcttgaagaagatgaagcaaGCTATACTCTCATGGAGTCATTGTCCTCCATTTCTTCCCAAATTATCACCAATCTCCATTTTACCGAAAACCCAAAAAACCCTTTTAAGGGTTTATGCAACTGTGGAGTCACCTGAAGAGAATTTGCTAACAGCTAAAGAGAGAAGGCAAATGAGAAATGCGAGAAGAGAGAGTAAAACAGGTTACAGTTGGAGAGAAGAAGTAGAGGAAAAGCTTATCAAGAAACCTAAGAAGCAATACAAGTCCTGGACTGAAGAGCTTAATCTTGATAACCTTGCTAAATTGGGTCCTCAATGGTGGGTTGTTAGAGTTTCTAGAGTTAATGGTCATGAAACTGCTGAACGGATGGCTCGTGCTCTTGCTAGGAACTTTCCTGATATTGATTTTCAGGTAATAAAGATTTTTGCtttattgtttggtttgatggTGAAGTTCTTAATTTGGTGGTTTTGTAATTACTTTTGTGCATTACGCCTGAAATTAGAAAATCAACTCCTGAATGCATTCGAATTTGATGTCAATATCGAAAAGGTCAAGCTGTCTATTTAGTTTCCACCATTTGATAGGAATCATTAGAATTTAGTTTGCACATAATTTAGCTCCAACTAGCAAACTAGCTTAGTTCAATCATGAAAAGCATTCATTCcattaacatgaatatgaaGAATGTAAAATGTTCAAGTATGATGAGTTATGGATGTTCATGAAAATAGGGATGTCATAGGTTTCCAGCAAGAATGCGtttagagtatacaacaacTACGCCTCTGTCCCAAACAAGTTGGCTCCGCACATGATTGCTCACTGAACATGTTTCTCCATTTAAGCTTTAACTCATGCCTTCATTATACGGTGCGTTTAGAGGATAGTTGTGGAAAAATATAGTTTGGAGGAAGAGAGTAGGAACTAGCAAGGCGAGTGAACTATAGGCCTTAGAAACagtattcattttttctttggaTAATTTTGGTGCCCGAGCCAGCTTGTAAGCACCTCAGTTAAGCCACCCACCATTACCTATAACTTCCAACCAACACAGATACTGGTATGACCTACCATTTCCCCCCTATTACAGTATTCATTTTTTCAAGTAGACGAGAGCGTAAGAGAAGTTCGTGAAGCCCCCTCATAGCAGTATATATATAGTTGCAGAGCTTGCATAATTTCCAGTTTCCATGGAACTTCCAGATCATTTCTGTTGTATCAGAATGGAAGTCGTGGACCTGAAGATAaccatattataaattataaacagGCGTCTATCAGTTTTTGTATTGCTGTAAAAATTTTCCTCCAATACTCGTCTCAGTTTTCACTATTGATTTCCTTTGCTTGAAATCATAGTCTTTGtattgtttgtgtgtgtgtctgtgttTGTGGTGGTGGGGGGAGTGTTCAGTTTGCTTGCAATCATGATTGATTCTGCTCCAACCAATGAGGGCTTCCCTATTAGTTAATTTTAGGACAGTTGGAGGTTGGATTACCTCGAAGTGCAAGGGTATGAAAAGTATTTAACTAATGTAGGAAttgatttttcaatattttttgagttttgactGACTGTAAAAGTTTCTGCAGGTATACATTCCATCTATACAAGTcaaaaggaaattaaaaaatGGAACACTTTCAATTAAGCCAAAACCCCTTTTCCCAGGATGTGTGTTTCTGAGATGTGTACTGAACAAGGAAATACATGATTTCATTCGAGAATGTACTGGAATTGGAGGCTTTGTTGGATCCAAGGTTGGAAATACGTAAGCATTCATTGTTGTCCCTATCACAAATAACAAGTTTACAAATATTACTTCTTATCATCTGTGGTGGACAGAGTTACCCAATACATGTGTTGGTAGGAGGTAGCAGGTACCCTTGGAAATAGTCGATGTGTGTGCAAGTTGGCTCGGATAACATGGTTATGAAGAAAGTTTACAAGTTTTACTCAGTCAAGAAAGAGAGGTCTTTGATTTGTTTGATATGTCAATGCAATTTTCTTTGACCTCTGGGAACTCTGTCTTTTAAACGAACAAAGACCCATGGTGTATGTGTCTGACCCAATGGAACATATGTCaattaatatattaacataaaatGAGTGGAATATCCTAAGCTAACTTGGCCTAAGATtggaatttttcattttaaaatcacTTGCACTCTAATTGTGTATAGCTTATAAAATGTGTTGGCCTAAGTTCAGAATATTTTTACTTAATAATCACTCCCTATATAATTATGTGTAGCTTGTAAATGTGTTCATTCAGTCAGCTACTATAAGGTCTTTCTGCGAGATTGGTGATGAATGCTATTTCTGCTTGACAAAATTTCAGAATACTTACCAAATTTATGCTAATAGGTCAAGTGAATTTTGCAAGGATATCTAATTACTAGCTGCCTGTAGTTGATATCTACCATTTGGTCTCtcttgatatgaattttctGTTACTTGTGTCTACGTAcccattttattatttaaagggATAACTTACAACATACCTGAGGtcatttttgatttttctcAGTTGCTAAAAGTGTAGAACATTTGCAGAAAACGGCAGATCAACAAACCCAGACCTGTTGATGAGGATGACCTGGAGGCCATATTCAAACAAGCGAAGGAAGAGCAAGAGAAAGCTGATCAAGCTTTTGAAGAAGAGGAACAAGGAGAAGGAGGTTTAGATTCCAAGCTGACAAAAAACTCTAGTATAGCTACCCTTGACGACAAAGTTGTGCCCAAAAAACGAGGAAGGCAATCTAAAAAAGCTTCAGACCTGCTTGCAGTTGATGCGTTGAGAGGATCAGATGATAAATCTTTAGTACCAGGGTCAACTATCGAAGTTGTGTCCGGAGCCTTTGCTGGATTTTCAGGGATTCTCAAGAAGGTTGATAGCAAGGCAGGATTGGTATGCCTAGAACACTATCCTTGTGTTATTTCGGGGTAGGGGAGAGTGGGCAAGGGAAAGCATAGTTATAAAAGTCCTGGAGCTCAgccaaaaaaagagaaaaatttgaGTTAATAACAGCTTATGTCTTCAATTTTTCCTAACATCACGCTCCCCCGCCCTCTTGGGCCTCTTCCCCCCTTGCAATGCAAAAAAGATAATACTTTCGTTATCTCCTTTATCCTGTACAGTTTGAAAGCTTATTGGTGCTAATTGCTCTCGCTACGCAGTATCTTTCATTTTCTGTATGAGACTGTTCTTCTGTTACTTCACCCAAGCCAACTGAAAAATCAAAGTTTGTTCTTGACATTTAATGTGGAATTTTTCTTGCAGGCAACTGTTGGATTTTCTCTGTTTGGCAAGGAGACTCTAGCTGATATAGATGTCAAAGAAATTGTAGCAGAGGTTGGCTGACCTGTTTAGGCTGTGGATACTTTTTTGTCTGAGATGGTAAGTCTTGCACTGAGTGATCACTATTCTAAAAAATGTTGGTGTCCTCACTCAAGGTTCACATTGTATGTATGTAGAAGATGCATTTGCTCACTGAAATAAGATGTGATGTCTTACCAGGATAATGGTGTACCTAGGGAATACCAGGCTAGTTTAAAATAAGTAGTTGTTATCCTAATGTTCGCGTGATTTCGTCTTTTCTAATTCTTCTCCAAACATTCTTTTGGCCCCATGCTGATATATTTTACACTGTATGCTTTAATATTTCTTATGTGTGGCATCCTTCCTCATTTGATAATATAGCCATGTAGCAAAAAGATTGGCTGGCATTCTTTTTGGGCCAGAGAATGCAAATGTGTGATGGAGATTATATGTTAAGCCCAagactaataatttattaacatgaatgtcaaatatatgaacaaagaaaaatagaaaaataattatgataaagtgaaatatcaattgtttagtgtcGTCTATTCAGAAGAGGTTCATTGGCAAGgaaaaatatgtattaaacttgatGACGACACTGAAACCGCACATTGAGTGAGGTAAATCGCTCAACATGTTTTGAGCCTCACTTCAGGGCTTAAGCACACATATGATGACACTGATGTTATGTGATCCAGAAGCAGGACAATTCAGCTTTGTAAGGATGATCTTACtcatttttgaagttattttgggGTTAAGCGTCAGTTGGAGGAGGATTTATATTTTCCCTATTAAAGAAGTGGTCCAAATGGAGGAGCTGGCTGGGATTTGGGGTGGAAGATTGAATAGCTTCCCACAACCTACTTAGGCATGCCTCTGGCCAACAAGCACTACGAGTTAGTTATCTAAGATGAGATTATCGAGAAGACAGACATGGAACTCTCAAAGTGGAAGTAGGAATTAGATTGTTTTTGATTAATGCAGTATTAGATTCCTTACATACTTGTGTGATGTCTATGTTTCCTATTCCAGTTGGGCTGGTAGATAAACTTGACAAGCTCAGAAGGGACTTTCTATGGAATGGAAATGAGGAGGATAAGGGTTTTCATTTTGTGAAATGGGATGATTTCGACTTGATAAGAATCAGGGGGTCTTGGTATCAGAAATCTGAAATTACACAATAGTTGTCTATTGATGAAGTATTTATGGAAGGAGGTGATCATGAAGAAATATGGACAGACAAGCCAATGATGCACTGATGAAGTGGTCAACACTTATAGTCTTAACAAACATGTTGTCATAAGGTGGGTGATGGCACAAAAACTATGTTCAGAAAGGAATCCCGAAACGGGCAAGTGCCTTTGATGACTATTTTCCCGgatttattttccatatgcaGCAATCCTGAAGCGCTTCGCCACTGCGTCAGACTCTTGGACTCCTCAAGGGTTGAATATATATATGCTTCAAAAGGAACCTAAATGACTGGAAAATTGATAGGGTGGTTGATCTTTTGTAGGAAGTTGATAAGTTGAGAGACACTTCCCAGCCCCAAATGCAATCAAGTAGAAACATACCAATGACGGGAGGTTCTCTATTTAACAGTGTATAAATTGGAAGTTTTGGGGCAACCAGGAGACAGAACAGGTCCGTGGACAAAGGTATAAAAATGTCTTGTGCCATCCAAAATCAAGTGCTTCACTTGGTTAGTGACAGAACAGCCTGCTTCACTGTTATGAGGCTGCAGAGACCAGCAGTCATTTGTTTCTGCATTGTAAAGTGATAGTCCATCGATGGTCCCTTTTCTTCAGCCTCGCCGGTAACAATTGGACAATGTCAGAACGCACATCAGATCTTCTAAGCTGCTGGATCAGGAGAGGAGTAGCATGTCCCAGAAGAGATGGTGTAGAGTAGTTCCATCATGTATTTGGTGGACAGTGTGGAATGAAAGAAATGAGAGGTGTTTTGAGGATAGATTTAATACTTTGCAGAAAATTAAGTGGAATTGtattgtaaatttttatttttggtgtaaaaaaGCAAGTGTAGAGGATACAATCTTCTAGACTCTATAATTAGCCCTTGGTTCATAGCTCTCTGTTGATAACTTTTTGGAGATCTGTATGTTGAGAAGTACAACTTACCAGTTTTTCTTAGAAAAAGAGATGAATCTCTATAGAAAAATGACAGTACAAGCTGGTTGAACTTCCAAATGGTAAAATACATAGTAGACCTACC
The nucleotide sequence above comes from Solanum pennellii chromosome 9, SPENNV200. Encoded proteins:
- the LOC107031383 gene encoding uncharacterized protein LOC107031383, which translates into the protein MKQAILSWSHCPPFLPKLSPISILPKTQKTLLRVYATVESPEENLLTAKERRQMRNARRESKTGYSWREEVEEKLIKKPKKQYKSWTEELNLDNLAKLGPQWWVVRVSRVNGHETAERMARALARNFPDIDFQVYIPSIQVKRKLKNGTLSIKPKPLFPGCVFLRCVLNKEIHDFIRECTGIGGFVGSKVGNTKRQINKPRPVDEDDLEAIFKQAKEEQEKADQAFEEEEQGEGGLDSKLTKNSSIATLDDKVVPKKRGRQSKKASDLLAVDALRGSDDKSLVPGSTIEVVSGAFAGFSGILKKVDSKAGLATVGFSLFGKETLADIDVKEIVAEVG